The following are encoded together in the Plasmodium vinckei vinckei genome assembly, chromosome: PVVCY_12 genome:
- a CDS encoding transcription factor with AP2 domain(s), putative yields MKPEDENFDNIGEDAYIQTINQINIKPNKCIINSSNDGGIKIGVNQKDYDLYISQLKNQNPKELFQMPMDIYAHDLVSGEGESDDIPTTNSSSSKNDSNNNKNNNDDRDKGDEVNEINPRLRKIKKNVDNKIIDLDCYNNACGSDVEYNDLCNKTTNNTKNNIKNNIKSNVDFLIKCNDSNDTTISASTSCTNTKLLRQSSDINNLNAENYIFSNIDDNKIGSNTSKIKENCNRNYIYDKEESIISDSVNNSNIDNTSKGSNTVLFSNHSKLNYNYEHPENTKCIIYDNNIDNHTNCKINKEYNNISTNNFSNNLKKSKNNINKTINNGIINYDLNEKNKNPKFVHENTNNLNKFEINENTYDLLNNTDLANKLNKFCNKIQKKKVTKDYNFIDNPTDNIINIEDDVNKEEPEVVSKSRIQSMLMHLKNINNLSLNNLTHLKDCNFESTDTNCLNSNNDLSDHDEKKKKKRKRINDNLALNNIKKQINSINPYKNYIYNNETVDDSNPQQMIAQTFFNQNELGKINSEHVINGPIDLLSNEQTNKKNGVKKESDISENYNKNVITNNVIPSTARSPIYQTNVKTEKTSHDSDIYEKESEHDNNSVDDCKGVIDGVKKEISASDDVRTNNVIADEPPPNIPNEAYSKRPQRNAAKKCINLWSEELKKKSDKAYGLHDKGKNGVDSKREEKLLKKKEKEREKEREKEREKKEGINANKTDWENDEEGIDEENDKQKKKNKKNKKYNKNENITEIEQGNEDIPILFNRNMDEREMFKYLDILRHLPSKKGGAQYKLHKAILTEEMVKRAKKFPLVQGVYFDRYQQRWSVNWNEDGKRVAKYFPIKLFGFDYARRLAIYCKNYQKIPEEALIYEQAYRAKQQNNKSKLENRDNLKTVEIENNGENSKGDTIKKNNKRNLKKRNILIKQNSEDETLNSSNVTKKRNLTNKNDKNNDTHFIQSNEKIWKNLENLQDISKKLIINEHGYSSDNNSEVRKYNPSFDNNNNLLSDSISGSIRSNSHSEELFSGNILNNLQRHDNIDVFKINKMYSANANTIKKNDIQNSINGEARLLNLLKNKHLNNESNTDLDNNKNLNLFEWNNDAIYQDNVLDELDKIEIEKIQKKKKKNISHKVQNELYHLENINLLDGIGKENINSIKKENQLGSKNNLITKLNTINHDIEDERSEEKTNKIKKNYKKNITCTSTGTSSLKSSASCISSASSCYKNLEQLTSNHVYPDFKENNITHNNDNNLADEKESQVLNKCIRKYESPNMLGNSKTAGIRKESSSFSTGANENKFLKQIVNQNKEQTSIDSNDKNIFQRIANQGYDKNLENIETYRNKIDDIKNINKYKDIINNLGGFQNIDKGLNTNDSNNVYNPTESINKENEDNPDDINSRIVGVHYDRKQYRWKATWYTSNGRRCAKYYPIKQYGYLEAKKMAIECRKAYNLYKKLKKNPENNTDTNDIEDIDFETTIFPKEYYISLFENDEKKYGYYLDNKKGKKIKAKKESVTTPVSSNSLRNNSANHNNIGLSIPNSNNDYYYFGDSNTNTNINDINSTNIVNSNYCNNVLTFLDNAKQKKHCNDALKKIGNVKLGEYTNLSEDVDNVTSFHKSNTVLTDFNEYNINKKKIENNIDKIKYFPIDSKTNRNNLFKNIAEISNYNKLKKLNNKNLGYTYDKGSDSICHSTFKNGIDEEEKEENKEEDINDNNLNNSTKYPSPSLLSLYYLSENILKFQKGTIKYILQDLRDNCLSNLAYDLQNITFQEYYMAIHYLNRYVNDSTCYDDIFFLLKVLAQNLEIKKIPSLYNEEKQKELLNSLTVITKKLKNNYSYYARNTFKNTNELDKFSSLIFQ; encoded by the coding sequence atgaAGCCTGAAGATGAAAACTTTGATAATATCGGCGAAGACGCCTATATACAGACAATTAATCAAATCAACATAAAACCAAATAAATGCATTATAAACAGTTCAAATGATGGGGGTATAAAAATAGGGGTTAACCAAAAGGATtatgatttatatattagtCAATTAAAAAACCAAAATCCAAAAGAACTATTTCAAATGCCTATGGATATATATGCCCATGACTTAGTTAGTGGTGAAGGTGAAAGTGACGATATTCCTACTACTAATAGTAGTAGTAGCAAAAACGAtagtaacaataataagaataataatgatgatcGAGACAAGGGGGACGAagttaatgaaataaatccACGAttaaggaaaataaaaaaaaatgttgataataaaataattgattTAGATTGTTATAATAATGCTTGTGGAAGTGATGTAGAATATAATGACCtatgtaataaaacaacaaataatacaaaaaataatataaaaaataatataaaatcaaatgtcgattttttaataaaatgtaacGATAGTAATGACACAACAATTTCTGCTTCTACATCGTGTACAAATACAAAACTTTTACGACAATCTAGCgatataaacaatttaaatgcggaaaattatatttttagtaatatagatgataataaaattggtAGTAATActagtaaaataaaagaaaattgtaatagaaattatatatatgataaagaaGAAAGTATAATTTCCGACAGTGTTAATAATAGCAATATAGATAATACATCTAAGGGGAGTAACACTGTACTTTTTTCTAACCATTCTAAATTAAATTACAATTATGAACACCCAGAAAATACAAAGTGCATAATATATGacaataatatagataaccatacaaattgtaaaattaataaagaatacaataatattagtacaaacaatttttcaaataatttaaaaaaatctaaaaataatattaataaaacaataaataatggTATTATTAATTACGACCTAaatgagaaaaataaaaatccaAAATTTGTGCatgaaaatacaaataatttaaataaatttgaaattaatgaaaatacatatgatttattaaataatacagATTTggcaaataaattaaataaattttgtaataaaatccagaaaaaaaaagtaacaaaggattataattttatagatAATCCAACTGACAAcatcataaatatagaagatgatgtaaataaagaagaaCCAGAAGTAGTATCAAAAAGCAGAATACAATCAATGCTTATGCatctaaaaaatattaataatttatctttaaataatttaacaCATCTTAAAGATTGCAATTTCGAATCAACGGATACAAATTGCTTAAATAGCAATAATGACCTTTCTGAtcatgatgaaaaaaaaaagaaaaaaagaaaaagaattaaCGATAATTTagcattaaataatattaaaaaacaaattaattctataaatccttataaaaattatatttacaataatGAAACTGTTGACGATTCAAATCCCCAACAAATGATAGCccaaacattttttaatcaaAATGAACTGGGAAAAATTAATTCTGAACATGTAATTAATGGCCCAATTGACTTATTAAGTAATGAACaaactaataaaaaaaatggtgtAAAAAAGGAGAGTGACATTtcagaaaattataataaaaatgtaataaccAACAATGTGATTCCCTCAACTGCTCGATCTCCTATATATCAAACAAATGTAAAAACTGAAAAAACTAGCCATGATAgtgatatatatgaaaaagaatCTGAGCATGACAATAATTCTGTTGATGACTGTAAAGGAGTTATTGATGGAGTTAAAAAAGAGATTAGTGCATCAGATGATGTCAGAACAAATAATGTAATTGCCGACGAACCTCCACCCAACATACCTAATGAAGCATATTCAAAAAGGCCACAACGAAATGCAgcaaaaaaatgcataaattTGTGGTCTGAagagttaaaaaaaaaatctgaTAAAGCGTATGGATTACATGATAAAGGTAAAAATGGAGTTGATTCAAAAAGGGAAGAAAAattgttgaaaaaaaaagaaaaagagcGAGAAAAAGAACGGGAAAAAGAAcgggaaaaaaaagaagggATAAATGCTAACAAAACAGATTGGGAAAATGATGAGGAAGGGAtagatgaagaaaatgataaacaaaaaaaaaaaaataaaaaaaataaaaaatataataaaaatgaaaatataacagAAATAGAACAAGGTAATGAGGACATacctatattatttaatcgAAATATGGATGAAAGAGAAatgtttaaatatttagatATTTTAAGACACTTACCTAGTAAAAAAGGAGGAGCACAATATAAATTACATAAAGCTATATTAACTGAAGAAATGGTTAAGAGGGCTAAAAAATTTCCATTAGTTCAAGGGGTTTATTTTGATAGATATCAACAAAGATGGAGTGTAAATTGGAATGAAGATGGCAAAAGAGTTGCAAAATATTTCccaattaaattatttggaTTTGATTATGCTCGTAGATTAGCTatttattgtaaaaattatcaGAAAATACCTGAAGAAGCTTTAATTTATGAACAAGCTTATCGAGCTAaacaacaaaataataaatccaAGTTAGAAAATCgagataatttaaaaacggtagaaattgaaaataatggtGAAAATAGTAAAGGAGATACtattaaaaagaataataaaagaaatttaaaaaaaagaaatattttaattaaacaaaattcAGAAGATGAAACATTAAATAGTTCTAatgttacaaaaaaaagaaatcttacaaataaaaatgataaaaataatgatacacattttatacaaagtaatgaaaaaatatggaaaaatttagaaaatcTTCAAGACATATCTAAAAAACTTATTATTAATGAACATGGATATAGTAGTGATAATAACAGTGAAGTTAGAAAGTATAATCCATcttttgataataataataatttacttTCTGATTCTATAAGTGGATCTATTCGAAGTAACTCACATTCTGAAGAATTATTTTctggaaatattttaaacaatttaCAAAGACATGATAATATTgatgtttttaaaataaacaaaatgtaTAGTGCAAATGCGAATACCATTAAGAAGAATGATATACAAAATTCTATAAATGGTGAGGCACGGTTATTAAAtctgttaaaaaataaacactTAAATAATGAGTCAAATACTGATctagataataataaaaatttgaacTTGTTTGAATGGAATAATGATGCAATATATCAAGATAATGTATTGGATGAACTAGATAAAAtagaaatagaaaaaattcaaaaaaaaaaaaaaaaaaatatttcacaTAAAGTtcaaaatgaattataccatttagaaaatataaacttaTTAGATGGGATAggtaaagaaaatattaatagcattaaaaaggaaaatcaATTAGGatctaaaaataatttgattACTAAATTAAATACTATTAATCATGATATAGAAGATGAAAGAAGtgaagaaaaaacaaataaaataaaaaaaaattataaaaaaaatataacatgtACATCTACAGGAACATCATCATTAAAATCGTCTGCTTCTTGTATATCTTCTGCTTCATCCTGTTACAAAAATTTAGAACAATTAACATCAAATCATGTTTATCCTGactttaaagaaaataatatcacacataataatgataataatttagcTGATGAAAAAGAATCACAAGTTTTGAACAAATGTAtaagaaaatatgaaaGCCCAAATATGTTAGGAAACTCTAAAACTGCTGGTATTCGAAAGGAAAGTTCTTCATTCTCTACTGGGgctaatgaaaataaatttttaaaacaaattgtaaatcaaaataaagaaCAAACTTCGATAGATAGTaatgacaaaaatatatttcaaagaATAGCCAACCAAGgttatgataaaaatctAGAGAATATTGAAACTTATcgtaataaaattgatgacattaaaaatataaataaatataaagatataattaataatttaggaggatttcaaaatattgatAAAGGATTAAATACAAATGATAGTAATAATGTTTATAATCCAACTgaaagtataaataaagaaaatgaagataatCCTGATGACATAAATTCAAGGATCGTTGGTGTACATTATGATAGGAAGCAATATCGATGGAAAGCAACTTGGTATACATCAAATGGAAGAAGATGTGCAAAATATTATCCTATAAAACAATATGGATATTTagaagcaaaaaaaatggctaTAGAATGTAGAAAagcatataatttatataaaaaattaaaaaaaaatcctgAAAATAATACAGATACTAATGATATTGAAGATATCGATTTTGAAACTACAATATTTCCTaaagaatattatataagcttgtttgaaaatgatgaaaaaaaatatggttATTATctagataataaaaaaggaaaaaaaatcaaagcCAAAAAAGAAAGTGTTACTACCCCAGTTTCTAGTAATTCCCTTCGAAACAACAGTGCcaatcataataatattggaCTTTCCATTCCCAATTCAAACaatgattattattattttggtGATAGCAATACGAATACTAACATTAACGATATTAACTCTACTAATATTGTAAATAGCAACTATTGTAATAATGTTTTAACTTTCCTTGATAATGCAAAACAAAAGAAACACTGTAATGATGcgcttaaaaaaatagggAATGTGAAATTGGGAGAATATACTAATTTATCTGAAGATGTTGATAATGTTACTAGTTTTCATAAGTCTAACACAGTATTAACCGattttaatgaatataatataaacaaaaagaaaattgaaaataatatagacaagattaaatattttccaaTTGATTCTAAAACGaatagaaataatttatttaaaaatattgcaGAAATAAGTAATTACaataaattgaaaaaattaaataataaaaatttaggATATACATATGATAAAGGATCAGATAGTATATGTCATAgtacatttaaaaatgggattgatgaagaagaaaaggaagaaaacaaagaagaagatataaatgataataatttgaataattCTACAAAATATCCATCACCttctttattatctttatattatttatcagaaaatattttaaaatttcaaaaaggaacaattaaatatattttacaagaCTTACGAGATAATTGCTTATCAAATTTAGCATAcgatttacaaaatataacatttcaagaatattatatggctattcattatttaaatagaTATGTAAATGATTCAACATGTtatgatgatatattttttcttttaaaagtATTAGCACAAAATTTAgagattaaaaaaataccaagtttatataatgaagaaaaacaaaaagaacTATTAAACTCATTAACAGtgataacaaaaaaattgaaaaataattattcttACTATGCACGTAATAcctttaaaaatacaaatgagCTTGACAAATTCTCAtctttaatatttcaataa
- a CDS encoding 60S ribosomal protein L12, putative produces MAKRPDPNEIRYVYIRQVGGEVGASSVLSPKLGPLGLSPKKIGDDIAKETQSWKGLKICVKLTIQNRQAKIEVVPTSASMVLKELNEAPRDRKKVKNIKHNGNLKIEQVYSIARAMQVKSRAKEFKGTVKEILGTCNSIGCTVDGKKPTTIQEMIDNGDIDVPDN; encoded by the exons atggctAAAAGACCAGATCCAAATGAAATAAGATATg TTTATATCCGACAAGTCGGAGGAGAAGTCGGAGCATCATCAGTTTTATCTCCTAAGCTAGGTCCCTTAGGTTTATCCCCCAAAAAAATTGGTGACGATATAGCTAAAGAAACTCAATCATGGAAaggattaaaaatatgtgttAAATTGACTATTCAAAACAGACAAGCAAAAATAGAAGTTGTACCAACATCTGCTTCGATGGttttaaaagaattaaatgaaGCTCCAAGAGATcgaaaaaaagtaaaaaatataaaacataatgGTAATTTAAAAATCGAACAAGTTTATTCTATTGCAAGAGCTATGCAAGTAAAATCAAGAGCTAAAGAATTTAAAGGAACagtaaaagaaatattagGTACTTGCAATTCAATAGGATGTACTGTCGATGGAAAAAAACCAACTACCATTCAAGAAATGATAGACAATGGAGATATTGATGTTCCTGATAATTAA
- a CDS encoding ubiquitin carboxyl-terminal hydrolase 2, putative, which translates to MSSLSNISSNKNVLLDNIQISNLFKIFDTLPFEPKNENEIWYIINKDFIDNLRNYESGKNTSYDSLINNKIFIENCNSDVTTRTRLLKEYENGNGISFVLYPEKAIEILEKHFQFDIKIPRSVYQHKTKRKDKIIYKVDIQPLKIVVYSKNTNEHSNPPQMKVVILRSDTIENVLKEIINDFDQKNFKKHLFYAEDLGENKEKNWNCLYISNSNDYPLDKKVYEYDIDEMSCLLITNERVDVKCLTYDNEYSEYNITSNNLSGSVDNDTPSNPKSISYIFENGGDRGLINLGNTCFLNSSLQCLSKILKFTNYFLSGTFWDHINYCNPVGQHGRLAKAYYETLLEMWKINKKGKPYAPKALKQAISEKRDEFYGYQQHDSQELLAFLLDGLHEDLNLIQKKPYYEEKLQGGLDRPDIEVAEASWKRHKEINNSIIVDLFQGQYRSRLQCPQCNKLSITFDPFMYLSIPLPPKKNHRIWFHVMLSREVQISLRFSSIFSGSQEVLKLKHYFINIIKSLKNKRNSILLHTKNIIKNNKYSHENVNAFNFHTKFMDETNDSYEISNEGSPSNSMNNKNNIDGSNYMRALKNKSKIKNTLNEEDINSIYENICHMCNINTIDDVEIGNLFFLYTRFKNLACNNFFQILNNNDLIAEPHARTGKGISHIFVFMVPQNWPHLIDNNKNGNNYDESGKIRNSNLKDEDMYVKNESSNSNDKKYNQNKSHSNKLAKKRKGSLTSSSNPLRKGDKSHLDNEIGKSDDLENSNDTTNEDTKNGVHNNSNIDEGNSMEDPKVPDLEKERLLNSTNNHSLSNKSLYLLIVPLCKDEQLLCKMKNNDLPLLVNTTCNMTAKDLYDKVKSAYKKVSKSDNTKTNQNRSRSNSVNSPSYGNGYGEKRLKNGDSEVGYYNENDNNNKLYHKNKPNFDSNKKDNSPDIGLNCSINSNSTNAEESSNFYENKNPNDSCESYLDKIQLYIPSYNLKENWDAKDNLGFYLKYDETYISDYIQITEENKLFIIHLDSNSIKEELSVDIKTLTLIDLEEKYSVDTCLKLFSEEEHLDEDNTWYCSNCKLHVQAYKKLDLFRMPIVLILHLKRFNNSNRWLRTKIDSYVYYPHKENEYLDMTPYILEDGLKHMKSFDPSYLPLYELIGVNCHTGGLGGGHYFAYVKLNGQWYNFNDTYVTTIEESQINTKNAYLLFYQLHTYKNEKFTDIAQHRNIAEEEAIRMANASYYN; encoded by the exons atgagctCTCTATCGAATATAAGTTCAAACAAAAATGTCCTACTAGATAACATACAAATTTCTAatctttttaaaatatttgatacTTTACCCTTTGAgccaaaaaatgaaaatgaaatatg gtatataataaacaaagaTTTCATAGACAATTTACGAAATTATGAATCTGGGAAAAATACATCCTATGATAGtttgataaataataaaatatttatagaaaacTGTAATAGCGATGTCACTACAAGAACTCGGCttttaaaagaatatgaaaatgGCAATGGCATAagttttgttttatatccGGAAAAAGCTATTGAAATATTAGAAAAACATTTCCAgtttgatataaaaataccaAGATCAGTTTATCAACATAAAACGAAAagaaaagataaaataatttataaagtGGATATCCAACCACTTAAAATTGTTgtttattcaaaaaatacaaatgagCACTCAAACCCCCCTCAAATGAAAGTCGTTATTTTACGTAGCGATACCATAGAAAATGTTCTCAAGGAG aTAATCAACGATTTtgatcaaaaaaatttcaaaaaacatttattttatgcgGAAGATCTCGGGGAaaacaaagaaaaaaactGGAACTGCTTATACATAAGTAATAGCAATGATTATCCTTTGgataaaaaagtatatgaATATGACATAGATGAAATGAGCTGTTTATTAATAACTAATGAAAGGGTTGATGTAAAATGCTTAACATatgataatgaatatagcgaatataatataacaaGCAATAATTTATCAGGAAGTGTAGATAATGATACACCAAGTAATCCCAAATCTAttagttatatatttgaaaatggTGGTGATAGAGGGTTAATAAATTTAGGTAACAcatgttttttaaattcatcTTTACAATGtttatcaaaaattttaaaatttacaaattattttttaagtggAACATTTTGGGaccatataaattattgtaATCCAGTTGGGCAACATGGGCGACTAGCTAAAGCATATTATGAAACATTATTAGAGATgtggaaaataaataaaaaaggaaagcCATATGCTCCTAAAGCTTTAAAACAGGCAATAAGTGAAAAGAGAGATGAATTTTATGGATATCAACAACATGATTCACAAGAACTTTTAGCATTTTTATTAGATGGGCTTCATGaagatttaaatttaattcaaaaaaaaccatattatgaagaaaaattacAAGGAGGACTTGATAGACCAGATATAGAAGTAGCAGAAGCTTCATGGAAAAGACATaaagaaattaataattcaatAATTGTTGATTTATTTCAAGGACAATATAGATCAAGATTACAATGTCCTCAATGTAATAAACTTAGTATAACCTTTGATCcatttatgtatttatcAATTCCATTACCacctaaaaaaaatcatagaATATGGTTTCATGTCATGCTAAGTAGAGAAGTTCAAATATCTTTGAGATTTTCTTCTATTTTTAGTGGTTCTCAAGAGGtgttaaaattaaaacactattttattaatattataaaaagtttaaaaaataaaagaaattctATACTTTTGCATaccaaaaatattataaaaaataataaatattctcatgaaaatgtaaatgcttttaattttcataCAAAATTTATGGATGAAACAAATGATAGTTATGAAATAAGTAATGAAGGAAGTCCTAGTAACAgtatgaataataaaaataatatagatgGTAGTAATTATATGAGagctttaaaaaataaatcaaaaataaaaaatactttaaatgaagaagatataaatagtatatatgAGAATATTTGTCATATGTGTAATATTAATACAATAGATGATGTAGAAATTGGGaatttattctttttatatacaagatttaaaaatttagcatgtaataatttttttcaaattttaaataataatgatctTATAGCAGAACCACATGCAAGAACAGGAAAAGGTATTAGTcacatttttgtttttatggTTCCTCAAAATTGGCCACATCtaattgataataataaaaatggaaataattatgatgaaagtggaaaaataagaaatagcaatttaaaagatgaagatatgtatgtaaaaaatgaatcatCAAATagtaatgataaaaaatataatcaaaataaatcacATAGTAATAAGCTAgccaaaaaaagaaaaggtAGTTTAACTTCATCTTCAAATCCTTTAAGAAAAGGAGATAAATCACATTTAGATAATGAAATAGGAAAATCAGATGATTTAGAAAATTCAAATGATACTACAAATGAagatacaaaaaatggtgttcataataatagtaatattgATGAAGGAAATAGTATGGAAGATCCAAAAGTTCCTGatttagaaaaagaaagatTATTAAATAGTACCAATAATCATAGCTTAAGTAATAAATCTTTATACTTACTAATTGTACCTCTATGTAAAGATGAACAATTGCTAtgcaaaatgaaaaataatgatttaCCCCTTTTAGTAAATACTACATGTAATATGACAGCAAAGGATCTATATGATAAAGTAAAGAgtgcatataaaaaagtttcAAAAAGTGATAACACCAAAACGAATCAGAACCGAAGTAGAAGCAACAGTGTTAATAGTCCGTCTTATGGAAATGGCTATGGAGAAAAAAGATTAAAAAACGGGGATAGTGAAGTAGGatattataatgaaaatgataataataataaattatatcataaaaataaacctAATTTtgatagtaataaaaaagataatagTCCCGATATTGGATTGAATTGTTCTATTAATAGTAATAGTACAAATGCTGAAGAGAgttcaaatttttatgaaaataaaaatccaAATGATAGTTGTGAAAGTTATTTAGATAAGatacaattatatataccttcttacaatttaaaagaaaattggGATGCAAAAGATAATTTAGGATTTTACttaaaatatgatgaaacatatatatcagattatattcaaattactgaagaaaataaactttttattatacatcTAGATAGTAATTCAATAAAGGAAGAGTTATCTGTTGATATTAAAACATTAACATTAATTGATTtagaagaaaaatatagtgTTGATACatgtttaaaattattttctgaaGAAGAACATTTAGATGAAGATAATACATGGTATTGTAGTAATTGTAAATTACATGTACaggcatataaaaaattagattTATTTCGTATGCCTATTGTATTAATCTTACATCTAAAAAGgtttaataattcaaatagATGGTTAAGAACTAAAATAGATTCATATGTTTATTATCCtcataaagaaaatgaatatcTTGATATGACCCCATATATATTAGAAGATGGATTAAAACATATGAAAAGTTTTGATCCATCCTATTTACCtttatatgaattaatAGGAGTTAATTGCCATACTGGGGGTTTAGGTGGAGGACATTATTTTGCTTATGTTAAATTAAATGGACAATggtataattttaatgataCATATGTTACAACAATTGAAGAATCTCaaattaatacaaaaaatgcatatcttttattttatcaacttcatacttataaaaatgaaaaatttacCGATATAGCTCAACATCGAAATATAGCAGAAGAGGAAGCTATTCGAATGGCAAATGCAAGTTACTATAATTGA
- a CDS encoding 60S ribosomal protein L2, putative, protein MGRVIRGQRKGRGSIFKSHSHHRKGAAKLRHLDFCEKKGYIKGLIKDIIHDPGRGAPLAKVLFKKTEKYGKKEELMVAAEGMFTGQYISCGTKAPLSVGNVLPIGKMPEGTLICNLEHMAGNRGTLVKASGCYATVVGQSEDGKKTKIRLPSGAKKTIDARARAMVGVVGAGGRIDKPILKAGVAHHKYRVKRNCWPKVRGVAMNPVDHPHGGGNHQHIGHPSTVSRSAPAGQKVGLIAARRTGLLRGAKKTKLVGKSEN, encoded by the exons ATGGGAAGAGTTATAAGAg GACAAAGAAAGGGAAGAGGCTCGATTTTCAAGTCTCACAGTCACCATAGAAAAGGTGCAGCAAAATTACGACATTTAGATTTTTGCgaaaaaaaaggatataTAAAGGGTTTGATAAAGGATATTATTCATGACCCAGGTAGAGGAGCACCATTAGCAAAAgtgttatttaaaaaaactgaaaaatatggaaaaaaagaagaattaATGGTAGCTGCTGAAGGAATGTTTACAGgtcaatatatttcatgTGGTACTAAAGCACCATTATCTGTAGGAAATGTATTACCTATTGGTAAAATGCCTGAAGGTACTTTAATATGTAATTTAGAGCATATGGCAGGAAATAGAGGAACATTAGTTAAAGCATCAGGATGCTATGCTACTGTTGTAGGTCAATCTGaagatggaaaaaaaacaaaaattagaTTACCATCAGgtgcaaaaaaaacaattgaTGCAAGAGCAAGAGCTATGGTTGGTGTTGTCGGTGCTGGAGGTCGTATTGATAAGCCAATCTTAAAAGCAGGTGTTGCTCACCATAAATATAGAGTTAAAAGAAATTGCTGGCCTAAAGTTAGAGGTGTGGCTATGAACCCTGTAGACCATCCTCATGGTGGTGGTAACCATCAACATATTGGTCACCCATCAACTGTATCTCGAAGTGCTCCTGCTGGACAAAAAGTTGGTTTAATAGCCGCTAGAAGAACAGGTTTATTGAGAGgtgcaaaaaaaacaaaattagtTGGTAAATcagaaaattaa